The genomic interval GTTGCTCGAGCCGATCACGGCGACGTCGTCGTCGATCGAGAAGTGCTTGGCGTGCAGGATGTACGGCGCCGGATACAGGAAGATCCGCACGCCGGCGCGCAGCAGCGCCGAGTAGTACGAGCGCTGCGCGTGATAGACGAGGCCCTGGTCGCCGAGCTCCGAGACGAACAGCTGCACGTCGAGTCCCCGCTGGCACGCGGTGGTGATCGCGTACAGCATCGCCTCGTCGGGAACGAAGTAGGGGCTGGTCAGGATGACCCGTTCGGTGGCGCCGTGGATGAGCGAGAGGAACAGCCGCAGGTTGTTCTCGGTGCCGAACGTGGGGCCGCTCGGCACGAGCTGGCAGCGCAGGTCGCCGGCGCGAGGGATGTCGGATGCTGCGACGCGTTCGTCCACGAGATCCTCGCCGGTCTCGATCAGCCAGTCCACGTGGAACACGGCATCGACCTGCGCGACGACCGGACCTTCCACGCGCGAGACGAGCTCGTGCCACATCAGCCCGCGCTTGATGTTCTTCTCGGCGTTGTAGTCGCGCGAGATGAGGTTCTGCGAACCGACGAACCCGACCACTCCATCGACGACGACGAGCTTGCGGTGGTTGCGCAGATCCGGGCGCTGGTACTCCCCCTTGAACGGGCGCACCGGCAGCATCCACGACCACTTCACGCCGATCCGGTCGAGCTCGGCGAACGTCTCGTCCGACTTCGGGATCTTGCGCGAGGCGATGTAGTCGGCGAGCAGACGCACCGTGACGCCGCGCTGCACAGCATCCTCCATCGCCTTCAAGAACTTGCGGGTCGTGTCGTCCCACGCGGTGATGTAGAACGCGATGTGCACGTACTTCTGGGCTTGGTCGATCGCGTCGGCCATCGCGTCGATCGAGCCCTGGTAGTCGTCGATGAGCGTCATCGCCGCGCCGTCGACCTCGGGCATCGCGGTCAGGTCATGGTTCTGCTCGACGACGCGCTGGAACCAGCGCGGGTCGTCGGCCTGGGTGTCCGGCGTCGTCTCGCCGAGCACGGCGGTGATGCGATCGCGCTCGCCGCGGCGCTTCTTCGGCAGCAGGAAGTTGCCGATCAGCAGATACAGAGCTATGCCGAAGAACGGCACCAGGAAGATCAGCAGCAGCCATGACATCGCCGCTGTGGGCTTGCGGTCGCGCGGGATGTAGATCAGAGCGATGATGTTGATCGCGAACACGACGAGGACCGAGATGATCCAGATCAGGTTCGAGGAGAGCAGAGCAGTCATGCGGGATCCTTCAGACGGTGATGACTCAGTGTGGCACGCCGCAGGGCGTGTCCTATGGTCGGATCATGGCGGATCTGCGGGTGGCGTTCCTCGGTGGTGGCAACATCAACGGCGAGCTGCGCGGCATCGTCGAGCACGCGCGTCCGTACGACGTGGCGGGCACGTTCGGTCGGGGCGACGAGTTGCCGTCGGCCGCGGACATGGACGTCGTCGTCGAGGCGGCGACGCAGGATGCCGTGCGCGAGCGGGTTCCGTCGCTGTTGGATGCGGGTGTCGACGTGATCCTGCTGTCGGTGGGGGCGCTGGCGGATGCTGACCTGCGGGCGCGACTGTCGGCGCCGGACGGCGCCGCCGCGGGCCGTGGCATGCTGATCGCCTGCACCGGAGCGATCGGCGGGCTGGATCAGGTGCGGGCGCTGCGCGCGGCTGGCACCCTGCGGGCGGTGTCGATCGAGAGCCGCAAGCAGCCGGGCGCGCTGATGCAGCCGTGGATGGATGCTGAGCTGCGCGAGCGGCTGACCGAGGGAGACACCGAGATCGTGCTCGCCGACGGGCTCGCGGCCGAGGTCGCCCAGCAGTTCCCGTCGTCGGCGAACGTCGCGGCCGCGCTCGCGCTGGCGGCGGATGCCTGGGACACGGCGATCGCTCGGATCGTGGCCGACCCCGCTGCGACGCGTACGCGGCACGAGATCCGGGCGTCGGGGGAGTTGGGCGAAGTGCGCGTGGTGGTGGAGAACGCGCCGTCGGCGGAGCGGCCCCGCTCGAGCGCCGTGGTCGCGTGGGCCGCGCTGCGCGCGCTGGACGACTACGCCCGACTGCGCGGCTATGACGGGGTCGACGGGGTGGCATTCCTCTGAGTGCAGGCGTCAGCGGCGCCTCGTCAGGGAAGCGGATGCAAGAGAGCGAACCGCTCGCAGAGAACCGCCATGTCCGTCGCCCAGCCCCGGGAGCTCTCGGAGTGCTGGCGCCAGAAACGCTCATGGATGTCTCGCCAGGCGGTCAGCGTGCGGTCGCCTTCGCCCTCCGCGTTGGCGTGCTCAGCGGTGACCTGGTCGAACGGCACGATCGCCACCGAGGTCGTGCGGATCACCGCCCGCGGGGCGCCAGCGCCGTCGAGGATGACGCTGAGGTCGCCGACCTCGGGCATCCGCTCGCCGCTGGCCTCGTAGTCCCACACCGATGATGCGGTCCCGGTCTTGATTCCGGTCAGGACGAGGTCGAGCAGCCCGTCGGCATGCTCGGGCGTGGCCCCGAAGGCCCAGGCCTCGGGCACGTCGGCGGGCAGTGCGGGAATCTCCGCGCGCACGCGGTGCCAATAGGTGCTGAGGGCGTCAGTCGTCATGGTTCTCCTGAAGTGGGGGAAGCATCAGTGCACGAACGCCTTGAGAATGACGAACACGATGCCGAACGAGGCGGTGGCGAGCGAACCGAGGATCCTCACCGGGATGCTGCTTCCCCGGCGGAGGAAGGCGACGTAGCCGAGGAATGCGAGGATGATCGTGCCCGACCAGAGCGCCACGTCGTTGGCGATGTCGTCGGAGATCACGCGGGTCGTTCCCAGCAGCAGGATGATCGCCGGGATGGCCGCGGACGTCAGCATGCCGAAGGAATGACGCACTGACTGTCGAATCGCCGTGCGCACGCCGATCCCCTTGTTGTCGACCCCGGCGCCCATGCGGGAGACCGCGCCCGCATAGACGTGGGCTGCCCAGAACACCAGCACGGTCACGGCGACCGTGACGAGTACGACCACGGATGTCTCGCCGTGCGCGGACGAGACCGCGATCAGTCCGCTCACCAGGATCGTGCCGTACACCGCGGCCTCGGTCCCGAAGCCCGGCTGAAGAACGCGGTGCGCAAGAAGGACCTTGTGCTCGTTTGGTGAAGGCTCCATGTGATTGAGCCTATTCGCCTACGGTGTGGAGGGACTGACGGGAATCGAACCCGCGCTATCTGCTTGGGAAGCAGAAGTTCTGCCATTGAACTACAGTCCCGAACGCCTCGCGGCGTCTGGCCAGCATAACAAAGTCGAGCGACTCGCGATCACGACCCACCCAGCGATGTACGCCACGCCCCGGATGTCATCCTGCAGGCGGACGCGCCACCGGCATCCGAAAAGTAGCGTCGAAGACATGATCACAGCAGAAGGTCTCAGCAAGCGCTACGGCGACAAGCTCGCCGTCGACGACGTGTCGTTCACGGTGCGCCCGGGCAGCGTCACCGGATTCCTCGGGCCGAACGGCGCGGGCAAATCGACCACCATGCGCATGATCGTCGGCCTCGACCGGCCGACCGCCGGCCGCGTCACAGTCAACGGGCAGAGCTACGCCCACCTCCGCGCACCGCTGACCGAAGTCGGCGTGCTGCTGGATGCCAAGGCAGTGCACACCGGGCGCAGCGCGCGCAATCACCTGCGTGCCATGGCCGCCACCCACGGCATCCCGACCTCTCGCGTCGACGAGGTCATCGAGATCACCGGGCTCGGCTCTGTGGCTGGCAAGCGCGCCGGCGGCTTCTCGCTCGGCATGGGCCAGCGCCTCGGCATCGCGGCTGCCCTGCTCGGCGACCCGCACACCCTGATCCTCGACGAGCCGGTCAACGGCCTCGACCCCGAGGGCGTGCGCTGGGTTCGCCAGTTCGTGCGACACGCAGCATCCGAGGGACGCACTGTGCTGCTCTCGAGCCACCTCATGAGCGAGATGGCGCAGACGGCCGACCACGTGATCGTGCTCGGCCGCGGCAAGGTTCTCGCTGACGCGCCCCTCCCCGAACTCGTCCGCGCGTGGACCACCGCGCGGGTGCTGGTGCGCAGCCCCAGGGCCACCCAGCTCGCCGACGTCCTCGCGGGTCCTGACGTGGAGATCGTCGCCACCGACGCGTTCACGCTCGATGTCACCGGCCTGCCGGCATCCCGCATCGGTGATCTCGCGTTCGAGCGCGGAATCCCCGTGCACGAACTCACCCCCGCCAGCGGCTCACTCGAAGACGCCTACCTCGCCCTCACCGGCGAAGCCGTCGAGTACCGCACCCGCGCCGTCCCGCAGGAGGGCGCCCAGCTCGAGGAGGCCCGCGCATGACCGCCATCCAGGCCCGCGCCACGCACCTGCCCGTCAGCACCATCCGCCTCACCTTCCCCCGCCAGCTGCGCAGCGAGCTGATCAAGCTCATGACCGTGCGCGGCACGTGGTGGTCGGTGGCGATCGTCGCCGCCCTCAGCATCGGGCTGGCCTTCCTGGCGACCATGACCATGTCGCCTCCGTCCGACGTGATGATGGCCGTCGTCGCACCAGTGCAGTTCACGATGCTGCTCGCAGGCATTCTGGGTGTGATCTCGGTGACCGGCGAGTACTCCACCGGCATGATCCGCTCCACGCTCACCGCCAACCCGGTGCGCGGGTCGGTGCTGGTGGCGAAGTCGATCGTGCTCGCGGTGTTCATGTTCGTCGTCTCGCTCGTGATCCTGCTGGCGTCCGCGATCGCGATCACCCCGCTCGCCGCCGCGAACGACATGGCCGTGCAGTGGTCGGATCCCGCGCTGACCCTGGTGCCGATCCTGTCGGCCGCCGGCGCCATGGCGCTGTTCGCCCTGCTCGGCGTCGGGCTCGGTTTCCTGCTGCGCTCCGGCGCCGCTGCGATCGCCACGACCGTCGGCATCCTGTTCGTGCTGCCCATCATCGTGATGGCGCTGGCCAGCCTCGCTCCTGACGTGCAGTGGCTGATGAGCGTCGGCGATTACCTGCCGTCAGCGGCCGTGCAGTCCGCGATCATGCCCGCAGAGGGCTACGGACTCACCCGTGGCGAGGCATGGGTGACGCTGGTCGCCTGGCCAGGCATCACGCTGCTGGGTGCGTGGGCAGTGCTCCGCGGGAAGGATGCCTGACACTCAGCCGCACACAGAAGCCCGGGTCATGAGACCCGGGCTTCTGGCGTACGCGTTACGCTGAACACGTGCTTCTCAGCGACCGCGACATCAGGGCAGAACTCGCATCGGGCCGCGTCGGGCTTTCACCGTTCGACGACACGATGGTGCAGCCCTCCAGTGTCGACGTGCGCCTGGATCGGTACTTCCGGCTGTTCGACAACCACAAGTACCCGTACATCGATCCGTCCGAGGATCAGCCCGAGCTGACCCGCCTGATCGAGGTCAAGCCCGACGAACCGTTCATCCTGCATCCCGGCGAGTTCGCCCTCGGCGCCACCTTCGAACAGATATCCCTTCCGGACGATGTCGCCGCACGACTCGAGGGCAAATCCTCACTCGGGCGCCTCGGCCTGATCACGCACTCCACCGCCGGTTTCGTCGACCCGGGGTTCACCGGTCACGTCACGCTCGAGCTGGCGAATGTCGCCACCCTGCCGATCAAGCTGTGGCCGGGTATGAAGATCGGCCAGTTCTGCTTCTTCCGCCTGAGCTCGCCGGCCGAGAACGCCTACGGTTCCGGCCCGTACGGCAACCGCTACCAGGGGCAGCGCGGCCCCACAGCATCCCGCGCATTCCAGAATTTCCACCGCACCGACGTGAGCACGACCGATGCGGGAGCGATCGGAGGCTGACATGTCCAACCCTGTCGAAGGCGAACACGAAGAGGCGACCGAGCCCGCGTCGCCCGAGACAGGGCCGCTCGACGCAGGGCAGGCCCCGCCCGAAGCGGCGGTGTCGGATGCGGCGGTGTCGGATGCCATCGACGAGGCCACTGCGCTCGCCGACGCCGCACCCCTCACCGAGAGTGACGTCGCCGATGCGGTGATTCCGGATGCGGTGATTCCGGATGCGGTGATCCCCGCCCTCGACCTGCCGGAGCCCGAGATCCCCGAGCCCGTTCTGCCCGCCTCCGCCCTGGCCGAGCCCGTGATCCCGCCGGCGCCGGCATCGGATGCTGTAGACGCAGCGACTGATTTCTCCGGGGGCTCAGGTGTGACAGCATCCGACTCCACGGAACTCGCCGCACCGGCCACGCGAGCCGAGCGCCGCGCGCTGCCGAGCGTGGACTCGCTGCCGGAGCCGGCCCCGATTCCGCGTGACCCGGCAGTGGTGCCGCCCGTCTCGGGCGCGACGATGGGCGGGTACCGGGGTTGGACGATCGCGATCTTCCTCATCCTGATCGTGCTGCTGATCGCGGCCGTCGCGACGGTGATCGTGCTGGCGACCAGCGGTGCCAATCCGTTCCCGACCGCCGCAGCCGCCGTGGGATGGATCCCGCTGGTTGTATGAAGTCTGAACCGGCGTTATCCATCCCGGGTGGGGTGGCGGTGGTGGCCCGGGGTGGATTCTGCTGGTTCGGGGTGGGCTGGACCAGTTGATGGCATCCCGCGACTGGGGTGGACCCGGCGGCAGGCCCGGGATCGCGCCCGGACGAACGGTCGGATGCCCCGGACGCGCGGTCGGGCGCACCTGCCGCACGGCGACCAGGCTGGAAGCATGACCGTCTCCGCGCCCTTGCCCACTGTCGCCACTCAGAAGACACGCATGCCGTACGCGGCGCTGCTGACGATGATGGCGATGAGCTTTCTGCTCGTCAGTGCGGAATTCCTGCCGAACGGGGTGCTCACCGAGATCGCCGCAGAGCTGAGCGTGACGCCAGGGCAGGCAGGGCAGCTCGTCACAGTCACCGCGTTCGCCGGACTGCTCGTCGCGCCCACGATCGGGCTGGCGCTGCCGAGGCTCGACCGGCGCACGCTGCTGGTGTGGATGGCCGTGCTGGCCGCGATCTCGAATCTGGTCGTCGCAATCGCCCCGAGTCTGCCGCTGATGCTGGTCGCCCGAGTACTGCTCGGCGCGGCGCTGTCGGGGTTCTGGACCATGTCGATCACGGTCGCCGCGCGCATCGCCGGCCCCGAGCGCCTTGGCCGGGCGGTGATGTTCACCTCGGCGGGAACCTCGCTGGCGACCGTCGCCGGGGTGCCTGTGGGAGTGATGCTCAGCCAGGTGCTGGACTGGCGCGGCGTATTCGGGATCGCCGCTGCGGTGACGGCGCTGCTCGCGATCGGGCTTCGGATGCTGCTGCCGTCGGTGCCCGCCGAGAACGCGGCCCGGATCTCGATCCTGGTCGAGACGCTGCGCCGCCCCGGGATCGGTCTCGGCGTCGTCGGCCATGTGCTGGTGATCTTCGGCCATGCTCTGGCGTACACGTACATCCGCCTCGCGTTGGAGCGGGTGCAGGCAGACGGAGTGGCGGTCGATGAAGGAACCATCATCGTGCTGCTGGCGGTGTTCGGCGTCGGCGGCTTCATCGGCAACATCGTCATCGGCGTCGGCATCGACCGCACCTACCGGGTGCTCGCGGTCGCCACCCCGCTGGTGATCGCGCTGGCGCTGATGCTCATCATCGTCGGCGCTGGGTCGCTGTGGACGGTGGGCGCTGTGGCGTTCGTGTGGGGATTCTTCTTCGCCTCGTGGCTGCTGATCGTGAACACGTGGGTCGGTCACCGCATGCCCGACCGGCTCGAGGCAGGAGGCGGACTCATCGTGGTCGGCTTCCAAGCGGCGATCATGCTCGCGGCGGGGGTCGGCGGAATGCTGGTGGACGCCATCGGCATCGAACTCGCCTACAGCGTCGGCGCCGCGACGTTGGTCGTCGGAGCCGTGCTGTTCGGGCTGTCGGATCGGGTGTCTACGCGCCGATAGCCGGATGCCACGGGTCTCGGTTGGGGATCACAGACGATTTGGTCTGTGCGCTGCGTGTCGATCGGCGACGCGCCGGGCTGGAGCCGTTCGGTCTGTGATCTCCAACCGGCAACCCGCTCAGGCTCTTGCGGTCGTCTCCCGCGCCCGCCAGGCGGACGGCGTCATGCCGGTGTGACGCCGGAACGCACGGCTGAAGCCCTCGTCGGATCCGTAGCCGAGCTCGCGGGAGACCTCGCTCACCCCGCGTCCGTCGATCAGCAGAGCGCGGGCGGCGCGCATGCGCACATCGGCGACATATTGTGCCGGTGATGACCCGAAGGCAGCGCGAAACCGCTCGGCGAAGACCGAGCGGGAGAGTGCGCTGATGGATGCCATCTGCTCGACGGTCCACAGCCGGCCCGGTGCGTCGGCGACAGCATCCACCACCCGATCCAGGAACGGATCGTTCGTGCGCGACGGCCAGCCCTGCGGCGCGCAGCCGATGCGTGACCACGCACGGATGACGGACTGCAGCAGCGTGGTGGCCATCATGCGGCAGATGACCAGGTCGCCGTCCCGCTCGCACGTCGTCCCGTCGCCGCCCATGTGCTGGGCGAGCGCCGCCGCGGCGGGCTCGAGTTCGGCGAAGCCGCGGATCCAGGCGCTGTCGGGCAGCAGGTCGGCGAGGTGGACGGCGCTGTCGGAAAGTACGAGGTGCGACGCCAGCACCTCTGCGCCCGCCGGCACCTGCAGAGTCAGACTGCGGCGGCCCGAGACGAGCATCGCGTCGCCCGCCGCGAGGGAGTCGGGGATGCCGGACCCTGCCGGCGGCCGCACTCGCCCCGCCAATACGTAGACCAGCGAGAGCGCGCCGGTGTCGAGGGCGATGGCCGTCTCGACAGCAGGCGCGACGCGGCGCTGTGAGCGGATGCTGATGGCGATGCCGCCCAGCAGCCGCTCCAGCGCATCAGTGCGCGTGGACGGAGTCGGCGCCGGTGCGAGAAGGCTCATGTGAGGGCGAACCTTCTGCCGGGCGGGCGTATTCCGCCGGCGCTGTCCGTCAGCGGGTGTGGATATGGATGTGGTGCTCGGTCGCGTGACCGCGGTGCGGGTGGCCGTGGTGTGAGCCACGGTGGTGCGGGTGGTCGTGGTGGGCGTAGCCGGGGTGGGCGTCGGCGCCGCGACCGTGGCGGTCTGCGTGTCCGTCACGAGTTTCGTATCCGTGGCGGTGTCCGCCGTCGCGGTGGTCCTCGTGTGCGTGATGGCGCCCGTGTGCGTGGCGGCGTCCGTGCTCACAGTCGTGGCCGTGGCGCTGGCGACCTTCGGGTCGACGGGGGAGGCGCTTGCCCTCTTCCCAGCCGAACTCGCGGGCGATCTTCTCGAGCGATGCCGTCAAGGCGGCGTACTCGTCTGGCGTGACGGCTCCGGCCACACGGGCGCGAAGTTCGTCGACGGCCGCGCTCAGGCGGGTCTTCGCCAGCCGGCCGGCGTCGGTGAGGGTCCAGCCGCCTGGGGAGGAAGTGTCAGCCGTGCGCTCGATCCAGCCGAGGTCGATCAGGCGGCGCATCTTCGGGCCGCGCAGCGGCCGCGAGGGTACGCGGGCAAAGGCCGTGCCGTCGATGACGTTCAGCATCCGCCATTCGCGGCGGGTGACGCGCTCGTCGGCGAAGACGGTGGCGAACTCGGCCTTCATCAGGCGGTCGACGGCGGTGATCCAGTATCCGAAGGGATGTGTGTTGTCGGTGTTCATGGGAATCCTTTTGTTGTCATGTTGCATGTATATGCAGTGTGACATGGATTGTGTATGCATGTCAAATCGCATGTAAAGTCGGAGCCATGAGCAACGACCGTGACGCAGACGCCATCGCCCTCGCCCTGTCGCGCCTGCGCGGGCGCCGCGGCGGCCCGCACGGTCACGGGGGCCCCCACGATCACGACGGGCAGCACGGACACCAGCATCCACACGGCCCCCGCGGCGCGCGTCACGGTCGCATGGGGTGGGACGCGGCGCGCGGGGGAGCGCCGGCGGTGATCCGGATGCTGGATGCGCTCGCCGCAGCATCCGATCCACTCAGCGTCAGCGGACTGGCCGAGGCGATCGGCGTCGACCAGCCCCGCGCTTCGCGCCTGGTGCAGCAGGGCGTCGACCGCGGCTGGGTGCGCCGCGAGGCCGACCCCGCCGACGCTCGACGCACGCGCATCGCCCTCACTGACGAGGGAT from Microbacterium sp. H1-D42 carries:
- a CDS encoding aspartate dehydrogenase domain-containing protein, translating into MADLRVAFLGGGNINGELRGIVEHARPYDVAGTFGRGDELPSAADMDVVVEAATQDAVRERVPSLLDAGVDVILLSVGALADADLRARLSAPDGAAAGRGMLIACTGAIGGLDQVRALRAAGTLRAVSIESRKQPGALMQPWMDAELRERLTEGDTEIVLADGLAAEVAQQFPSSANVAAALALAADAWDTAIARIVADPAATRTRHEIRASGELGEVRVVVENAPSAERPRSSAVVAWAALRALDDYARLRGYDGVDGVAFL
- a CDS encoding MarR family winged helix-turn-helix transcriptional regulator, which gives rise to MSNDRDADAIALALSRLRGRRGGPHGHGGPHDHDGQHGHQHPHGPRGARHGRMGWDAARGGAPAVIRMLDALAAASDPLSVSGLAEAIGVDQPRASRLVQQGVDRGWVRREADPADARRTRIALTDEGSQMIRGVRGERRERLGTALEAFTEPERAELARLLTKLADNWHP
- a CDS encoding ABC transporter permease subunit — translated: MTAIQARATHLPVSTIRLTFPRQLRSELIKLMTVRGTWWSVAIVAALSIGLAFLATMTMSPPSDVMMAVVAPVQFTMLLAGILGVISVTGEYSTGMIRSTLTANPVRGSVLVAKSIVLAVFMFVVSLVILLASAIAITPLAAANDMAVQWSDPALTLVPILSAAGAMALFALLGVGLGFLLRSGAAAIATTVGILFVLPIIVMALASLAPDVQWLMSVGDYLPSAAVQSAIMPAEGYGLTRGEAWVTLVAWPGITLLGAWAVLRGKDA
- a CDS encoding ABC transporter ATP-binding protein gives rise to the protein MITAEGLSKRYGDKLAVDDVSFTVRPGSVTGFLGPNGAGKSTTMRMIVGLDRPTAGRVTVNGQSYAHLRAPLTEVGVLLDAKAVHTGRSARNHLRAMAATHGIPTSRVDEVIEITGLGSVAGKRAGGFSLGMGQRLGIAAALLGDPHTLILDEPVNGLDPEGVRWVRQFVRHAASEGRTVLLSSHLMSEMAQTADHVIVLGRGKVLADAPLPELVRAWTTARVLVRSPRATQLADVLAGPDVEIVATDAFTLDVTGLPASRIGDLAFERGIPVHELTPASGSLEDAYLALTGEAVEYRTRAVPQEGAQLEEARA
- the cls gene encoding cardiolipin synthase, with amino-acid sequence MTALLSSNLIWIISVLVVFAINIIALIYIPRDRKPTAAMSWLLLIFLVPFFGIALYLLIGNFLLPKKRRGERDRITAVLGETTPDTQADDPRWFQRVVEQNHDLTAMPEVDGAAMTLIDDYQGSIDAMADAIDQAQKYVHIAFYITAWDDTTRKFLKAMEDAVQRGVTVRLLADYIASRKIPKSDETFAELDRIGVKWSWMLPVRPFKGEYQRPDLRNHRKLVVVDGVVGFVGSQNLISRDYNAEKNIKRGLMWHELVSRVEGPVVAQVDAVFHVDWLIETGEDLVDERVAASDIPRAGDLRCQLVPSGPTFGTENNLRLFLSLIHGATERVILTSPYFVPDEAMLYAITTACQRGLDVQLFVSELGDQGLVYHAQRSYYSALLRAGVRIFLYPAPYILHAKHFSIDDDVAVIGSSNMDIRSFSLNAEISMMVRGESFVAQMREVEEKYRTLGRELTLAEWEREPAKSTFLDGLARLTSALN
- the dcd gene encoding dCTP deaminase — translated: MLLSDRDIRAELASGRVGLSPFDDTMVQPSSVDVRLDRYFRLFDNHKYPYIDPSEDQPELTRLIEVKPDEPFILHPGEFALGATFEQISLPDDVAARLEGKSSLGRLGLITHSTAGFVDPGFTGHVTLELANVATLPIKLWPGMKIGQFCFFRLSSPAENAYGSGPYGNRYQGQRGPTASRAFQNFHRTDVSTTDAGAIGG
- a CDS encoding MFS transporter, whose translation is MTVSAPLPTVATQKTRMPYAALLTMMAMSFLLVSAEFLPNGVLTEIAAELSVTPGQAGQLVTVTAFAGLLVAPTIGLALPRLDRRTLLVWMAVLAAISNLVVAIAPSLPLMLVARVLLGAALSGFWTMSITVAARIAGPERLGRAVMFTSAGTSLATVAGVPVGVMLSQVLDWRGVFGIAAAVTALLAIGLRMLLPSVPAENAARISILVETLRRPGIGLGVVGHVLVIFGHALAYTYIRLALERVQADGVAVDEGTIIVLLAVFGVGGFIGNIVIGVGIDRTYRVLAVATPLVIALALMLIIVGAGSLWTVGAVAFVWGFFFASWLLIVNTWVGHRMPDRLEAGGGLIVVGFQAAIMLAAGVGGMLVDAIGIELAYSVGAATLVVGAVLFGLSDRVSTRR
- a CDS encoding AraC family transcriptional regulator; translated protein: MSLLAPAPTPSTRTDALERLLGGIAISIRSQRRVAPAVETAIALDTGALSLVYVLAGRVRPPAGSGIPDSLAAGDAMLVSGRRSLTLQVPAGAEVLASHLVLSDSAVHLADLLPDSAWIRGFAELEPAAAALAQHMGGDGTTCERDGDLVICRMMATTLLQSVIRAWSRIGCAPQGWPSRTNDPFLDRVVDAVADAPGRLWTVEQMASISALSRSVFAERFRAAFGSSPAQYVADVRMRAARALLIDGRGVSEVSRELGYGSDEGFSRAFRRHTGMTPSAWRARETTARA
- a CDS encoding ASCH domain-containing protein; the protein is MTTDALSTYWHRVRAEIPALPADVPEAWAFGATPEHADGLLDLVLTGIKTGTASSVWDYEASGERMPEVGDLSVILDGAGAPRAVIRTTSVAIVPFDQVTAEHANAEGEGDRTLTAWRDIHERFWRQHSESSRGWATDMAVLCERFALLHPLP